One genomic segment of Sander lucioperca isolate FBNREF2018 chromosome 10, SLUC_FBN_1.2, whole genome shotgun sequence includes these proteins:
- the LOC116049289 gene encoding glucocorticoid modulatory element-binding protein 1-like isoform X1, producing the protein MAGAEVAVSSGDLMTVKEEEGESSGNNHKTQVILHLQPILHGLNDDIANTGTTVLAIETHHEDSKAEGEEIEYGYPITCGDSRAVLLFKKFVCPGINVRCVKFNDQLISPKQFVHLAGKATLKDWKRAIRLGGVMLRKMMDSGQIDFYQHDTVCSNTCRSTKLDVLINSTRLPPGTSVQLSPSCLALDLVGGQVPPLTGEAVHDAVEVEEPLEEKCNATVEWSPGPAREVNHTTANGHAAKRKRADTPDGVLSLWKGVADSGLMGKVLSSLQTELLATLKGVEVRSEKANLQEMDAVILNSLCKMFGLLDSVKQALDLKRSQDEENKIHNNVYVPDEMLEERRKQGSDKSTSCKTLPLKHLQPHNPSNSRTHNLLSPVKTSPVIQPLSATGLSAAAYAQLTINPQLFTLFHGSTGQRHHARAGRMDRDGYNAPLEREHELGETRNQDKLCRLGQEGVEGEDTSGIHKEPVQRTVKFEEDHHLRIEEVEETEGLHDIEKVVSGRKASKKHKSK; encoded by the exons ATGGCGGGTGCTGAGGTCGCTGTGTCTTCAGGGGATCTCATGAcagtgaaggaggaggaaggggagtCCAGTGGCAACAACCATAAGACTCAAGTCATCTTGCACCTGCAGCCCATCCTGCATGG GTTAAATGATGACATTGCTAACACTGGCACTACAGTCTTGGCCATAGAGACACATCATG AAGACAGTAAAGCAGAAGGAGAAGAGATTGAGTATGGCTACCCCATCACCTGCGGAGACAGCAGAGCTGTGCTACTatttaagaagtttgtttgccCTGGAATCAACGTCAGATGTGTCAAA TTCAATGACCAGCTCATCAGTCCCAAGCAGTTTGTACATCTGGCAGGGAAAGCCACTCTGAAGGACTGGAAAAGGGCCATCAGACTGGGAGGGGTAATGCTCAG GAAAATGATGGACTCCGGCCAGATAGATTTCTACCAGCATGACACCGTGTGCAGCAACACCTGCCGCAGCACTAAATTAGATGTGCTGATCAACAGCACGCGGCTTCCTCCGGGGACCTCAGTGCAGCTGAGCCCGTCATGTCTGGCTCTTGACCTGGTTGGAGGACAGGTGCCTCCCCTGACAG GTGAGGCTGTGCATGATGCAGTAGAGGTAGAGGAGCCTTTGGAGGAGAAGTGCAATGCAACAGTAGAGTGGAGCCCTGGTCCAGCCCGGGAAGTAAATCACACAACAGCCAATGGACATGCTgcgaagagaaagagagctgacacacctg ATGGAGTACTGAGCCTGTGGAAGGGTGTGGCAGACTCTGGGCTGATGGGCAAGGTTCTGTCCAGTCTCCAGACTGAATTATTAGCCACTCTTAAAGGAGTGGAGGTTCGCAGTGAGAAGGCCAACCTGCAGGAGATGG ATGCCGTCATACTTAATTCCCTGTGTAAGATGTTTGGCCTTTTAGACTCAGTGAAGCAAGCTCTGGACCTAAAGCGCAGCCAGGATGAAGAGAACAAAATCCATAACAATGTTTATG TGCCGGATGAGATGTTGGAGGAGCGGAGGAAGCAGGGATCTGATAAAAGTACCTCCTGCAAAACTCTGCCCTTGAAACACCTACAACCTCACAACCCGTCAAACAGCCGGACCCACAACTTGCTGTCTCCAGTCAAAACAAGCCCAGTGATCCAGCCTCTCTCTGCTACCGGTTTATCTGCTGCAGCTTACGCTCAGCTCACCATCAACCCTCAGCTCTTCACCCTTTTCCATGGCTCCACTGGCCAGCGCCACCATGCCAGAGCTGGCAGGATGGACAGGGATGGCTATAATGCCCCGCTGGAGAGGGAGCATGAGCTCGGTGAGACAAGGAACCAGGACAAGCTTTGCAGGCTGGGACAGGAGGGCGtggagggagaggacacctcaggGATCCACAAAGAGCCTGTACAGAGGACTGTTAAGTTTGAAGAAGACCATCACCTTAGAATCGAGGAGGTAGAGGAGACGGAGGGCTTGCATGATATTGAAAAGGTGGTTTCAGGAAGAAAGGCTTCAAAGAAACATAAAAGtaagtga
- the LOC116049289 gene encoding glucocorticoid modulatory element-binding protein 1-like isoform X2 has translation MAGAEVAVSSGDLMTVKEEEGESSGNNHKTQVILHLQPILHGLNDDIANTGTTVLAIETHHDSKAEGEEIEYGYPITCGDSRAVLLFKKFVCPGINVRCVKFNDQLISPKQFVHLAGKATLKDWKRAIRLGGVMLRKMMDSGQIDFYQHDTVCSNTCRSTKLDVLINSTRLPPGTSVQLSPSCLALDLVGGQVPPLTGEAVHDAVEVEEPLEEKCNATVEWSPGPAREVNHTTANGHAAKRKRADTPDGVLSLWKGVADSGLMGKVLSSLQTELLATLKGVEVRSEKANLQEMDAVILNSLCKMFGLLDSVKQALDLKRSQDEENKIHNNVYVPDEMLEERRKQGSDKSTSCKTLPLKHLQPHNPSNSRTHNLLSPVKTSPVIQPLSATGLSAAAYAQLTINPQLFTLFHGSTGQRHHARAGRMDRDGYNAPLEREHELGETRNQDKLCRLGQEGVEGEDTSGIHKEPVQRTVKFEEDHHLRIEEVEETEGLHDIEKVVSGRKASKKHKSK, from the exons ATGGCGGGTGCTGAGGTCGCTGTGTCTTCAGGGGATCTCATGAcagtgaaggaggaggaaggggagtCCAGTGGCAACAACCATAAGACTCAAGTCATCTTGCACCTGCAGCCCATCCTGCATGG GTTAAATGATGACATTGCTAACACTGGCACTACAGTCTTGGCCATAGAGACACATCATG ACAGTAAAGCAGAAGGAGAAGAGATTGAGTATGGCTACCCCATCACCTGCGGAGACAGCAGAGCTGTGCTACTatttaagaagtttgtttgccCTGGAATCAACGTCAGATGTGTCAAA TTCAATGACCAGCTCATCAGTCCCAAGCAGTTTGTACATCTGGCAGGGAAAGCCACTCTGAAGGACTGGAAAAGGGCCATCAGACTGGGAGGGGTAATGCTCAG GAAAATGATGGACTCCGGCCAGATAGATTTCTACCAGCATGACACCGTGTGCAGCAACACCTGCCGCAGCACTAAATTAGATGTGCTGATCAACAGCACGCGGCTTCCTCCGGGGACCTCAGTGCAGCTGAGCCCGTCATGTCTGGCTCTTGACCTGGTTGGAGGACAGGTGCCTCCCCTGACAG GTGAGGCTGTGCATGATGCAGTAGAGGTAGAGGAGCCTTTGGAGGAGAAGTGCAATGCAACAGTAGAGTGGAGCCCTGGTCCAGCCCGGGAAGTAAATCACACAACAGCCAATGGACATGCTgcgaagagaaagagagctgacacacctg ATGGAGTACTGAGCCTGTGGAAGGGTGTGGCAGACTCTGGGCTGATGGGCAAGGTTCTGTCCAGTCTCCAGACTGAATTATTAGCCACTCTTAAAGGAGTGGAGGTTCGCAGTGAGAAGGCCAACCTGCAGGAGATGG ATGCCGTCATACTTAATTCCCTGTGTAAGATGTTTGGCCTTTTAGACTCAGTGAAGCAAGCTCTGGACCTAAAGCGCAGCCAGGATGAAGAGAACAAAATCCATAACAATGTTTATG TGCCGGATGAGATGTTGGAGGAGCGGAGGAAGCAGGGATCTGATAAAAGTACCTCCTGCAAAACTCTGCCCTTGAAACACCTACAACCTCACAACCCGTCAAACAGCCGGACCCACAACTTGCTGTCTCCAGTCAAAACAAGCCCAGTGATCCAGCCTCTCTCTGCTACCGGTTTATCTGCTGCAGCTTACGCTCAGCTCACCATCAACCCTCAGCTCTTCACCCTTTTCCATGGCTCCACTGGCCAGCGCCACCATGCCAGAGCTGGCAGGATGGACAGGGATGGCTATAATGCCCCGCTGGAGAGGGAGCATGAGCTCGGTGAGACAAGGAACCAGGACAAGCTTTGCAGGCTGGGACAGGAGGGCGtggagggagaggacacctcaggGATCCACAAAGAGCCTGTACAGAGGACTGTTAAGTTTGAAGAAGACCATCACCTTAGAATCGAGGAGGTAGAGGAGACGGAGGGCTTGCATGATATTGAAAAGGTGGTTTCAGGAAGAAAGGCTTCAAAGAAACATAAAAGtaagtga